The Georgenia faecalis genome includes a window with the following:
- a CDS encoding bifunctional metallophosphatase/5'-nucleotidase: MRPCRTVPFAAAGALVLTALAAPAPGAVPDDGPELTLLATTDVHGRALNWDYFAEAPYDAPEDVLGLALLSSVVADVRAEKGEESVVVLDNGDAIQGTPLTELYGLAEPITETGAEHPMATAFNLMGYDAQVVGNHEYDYGLDVLAAYEEDLTAPLLGANVLDAATGEPYHEPYTLIERTIDGEQVTVGVVGLLTPALSSFVVEEIEGQVVLADPVAAAREWVPVARAAGADVVVVLAHTGEGTVPDAGYDPSAAYEDVAANVARMVPGIDVVVAGHSHQDVPARVYENADGGRVLLTQPYYWARSMSEVTLELVPDGDGWAVDWSAGNAPSVEPHYGHEVAAADPALIAALEPAHRAAIEYVAQAYEPVAEATELMRARTARYEDTPILDFVTHVQAEVVRDALAGTASADLPILAQASPLSRTAVFPQGMVTTGHIAGLYLYPNTLTAVELTGAQVRDYLENAARYYAQVEEGAPFDPATGTNAEGIGDYNYDVLSGVHYAIDVSQPAGQRVTAFTHPDGTPVADDDRFVLALNNFRQTGAGGYPHVADAPVLYTGQDDIRDLLADWARARGVIDPDDFFVENWRVVTAPVPAPSPTDEPAVPTDPTVAPTPAPSAPGTPPATAAPSPTTTPAGGGELPATGAPGASVALMAGAALLAGAALALARRRAAS; this comes from the coding sequence ATGCGGCCGTGTCGCACCGTCCCCTTCGCCGCCGCGGGAGCCCTCGTGCTCACCGCCCTCGCCGCGCCCGCGCCCGGGGCCGTCCCCGACGACGGCCCCGAGCTCACGCTCCTCGCCACCACCGACGTCCACGGCCGCGCGCTCAACTGGGACTACTTCGCCGAGGCGCCGTACGACGCCCCGGAGGACGTCCTCGGGCTCGCCCTCCTGTCGAGCGTCGTCGCCGACGTGCGCGCGGAGAAGGGCGAGGAGTCCGTCGTCGTGCTCGACAACGGCGACGCGATCCAGGGCACCCCGCTGACGGAGCTGTACGGCCTCGCCGAGCCGATCACCGAGACCGGCGCCGAGCACCCCATGGCGACGGCGTTCAACCTCATGGGCTACGACGCCCAGGTGGTCGGCAACCACGAGTACGACTACGGGCTCGACGTGCTCGCGGCGTACGAGGAGGACCTGACCGCGCCGCTGCTCGGGGCGAACGTGCTCGACGCCGCGACCGGCGAGCCCTACCACGAGCCCTACACGCTCATCGAGCGGACCATCGACGGCGAGCAGGTCACGGTCGGCGTCGTCGGGCTGCTCACGCCCGCGCTGAGCTCGTTCGTGGTCGAGGAGATCGAGGGGCAGGTCGTCCTCGCGGACCCGGTCGCCGCGGCCCGCGAGTGGGTGCCGGTCGCCCGCGCGGCGGGGGCCGACGTCGTCGTCGTCCTCGCCCACACCGGGGAGGGCACCGTGCCCGACGCCGGGTACGACCCCTCGGCCGCCTACGAGGACGTCGCGGCGAACGTCGCGCGGATGGTGCCGGGGATCGACGTCGTCGTCGCCGGGCACTCTCACCAGGACGTGCCGGCGCGCGTCTACGAGAACGCCGACGGCGGACGGGTCCTGCTCACCCAGCCGTACTACTGGGCACGGTCGATGAGCGAGGTGACGCTCGAGCTCGTGCCCGACGGCGACGGCTGGGCCGTGGACTGGAGCGCGGGCAACGCACCGAGCGTCGAGCCGCACTACGGCCACGAGGTGGCGGCGGCGGACCCGGCGCTCATCGCGGCGCTGGAGCCGGCGCACCGCGCCGCCATCGAGTACGTGGCGCAGGCCTACGAGCCGGTCGCCGAGGCCACGGAGCTCATGCGGGCGCGGACCGCGCGGTACGAGGACACCCCCATCCTCGACTTCGTCACCCACGTCCAGGCCGAGGTGGTGCGCGACGCCCTGGCCGGGACGGCGTCGGCCGACCTGCCGATCCTCGCCCAGGCGTCGCCGCTCTCGCGCACGGCCGTGTTCCCGCAGGGCATGGTGACCACCGGCCACATCGCCGGGCTCTACCTCTACCCGAACACGCTCACCGCGGTGGAGCTCACCGGCGCACAGGTGCGCGACTACCTGGAGAACGCCGCCCGGTACTACGCGCAGGTCGAGGAGGGAGCGCCGTTCGACCCGGCCACGGGCACGAACGCCGAGGGCATCGGCGACTACAACTACGACGTGCTCTCCGGCGTCCACTACGCCATCGACGTCTCGCAGCCCGCGGGGCAGCGGGTCACGGCGTTCACGCACCCGGACGGCACGCCCGTGGCCGACGACGACCGCTTCGTCCTCGCCCTCAACAACTTCCGCCAGACCGGTGCCGGCGGGTACCCGCACGTCGCCGACGCGCCCGTGCTCTACACCGGGCAGGACGACATCCGGGACCTCCTCGCCGACTGGGCGCGGGCGCGCGGGGTCATCGACCCGGACGACTTCTTCGTGGAGAACTGGCGCGTGGTCACCGCGCCGGTGCCCGCACCGAGCCCCACCGACGAACCGGCGGTCCCGACCGACCCGACCGTGGCCCCGACGCCGGCTCCGTCGGCACCCGGCACGCCTCCGGCGACTGCGGCTCCCTCGCCGACCACCACGCCGGCCGGTGGAGGCGAGCTGCCGGCGACCGGGGCGCCGGGCGCGTCCGTCGCGCTGATGGCGGGGGCCGCGCTCCTCGCCGGAGCCGCCCTGGCCCTGGCCCGGCGCCGGGCCGCTTCCTAG
- a CDS encoding carbohydrate ABC transporter permease, with protein MATALRPARPTAGTPRRTGRGYSVDRPRRSPLLTVLTGIVLIYSLVPLVWLFVNSTKTQESLFNSFGLWFSGEFALWDNIATTLTYDGGVFVRWLGNTLLYVVVGAGGATLLAILGGYALAKFTFPGKRAVFAVVIGAVAVPGTALAVPTFLMFSQMGITNTPWSVIIPSLISPFGLYLMWTFAAEAIPTELMEAARVDGASEWRTFWQISLPLLAPGIVTVLLFTMVATWNNYFLPLIMLRDPDWYPLTLGLNAWNAQAATAGGEAIFHLVITASLLTILPLIAAFLLLQRYWQSGLAAGSVKE; from the coding sequence ATGGCCACCGCACTCCGGCCCGCCCGCCCGACGGCGGGGACGCCCCGCCGCACCGGGCGCGGGTACAGCGTCGACCGCCCCCGGCGCAGCCCGCTGCTCACCGTCCTCACCGGCATCGTCCTCATCTACAGCCTCGTGCCTCTGGTGTGGCTCTTCGTCAACTCGACGAAGACCCAGGAGAGCCTGTTCAACTCCTTCGGGCTGTGGTTCAGCGGCGAGTTCGCCCTGTGGGACAACATCGCCACCACGCTCACGTACGACGGCGGCGTCTTCGTCCGGTGGCTGGGGAACACGCTGCTGTACGTCGTCGTCGGCGCGGGCGGCGCCACGCTCCTGGCGATCCTCGGCGGGTACGCGCTGGCGAAGTTCACCTTCCCCGGCAAGCGCGCCGTCTTCGCCGTCGTCATCGGGGCGGTGGCGGTGCCGGGCACGGCCCTGGCGGTGCCGACCTTCCTCATGTTCAGCCAGATGGGCATCACCAACACCCCGTGGTCGGTGATCATCCCGTCGCTCATCTCCCCGTTCGGCCTCTACCTCATGTGGACGTTCGCCGCGGAGGCGATCCCCACCGAGCTCATGGAGGCCGCCCGGGTGGACGGCGCGAGCGAGTGGCGCACGTTCTGGCAGATCTCGCTGCCCCTCCTGGCCCCCGGGATCGTCACGGTCCTGCTCTTCACCATGGTCGCGACGTGGAACAACTACTTCCTGCCGCTCATCATGCTGCGCGACCCCGACTGGTACCCGCTCACCCTCGGCCTCAACGCCTGGAACGCGCAGGCCGCGACCGCCGGCGGTGAGGCGATCTTCCACCTCGTCATCACCGCCTCGCTGCTGACGATCCTCCCGCTCATCGCCGCGTTCCTCCTCCTCCAGCGCTACTGGCAGTCCGGCCTGGCGGCCGGGTCGGTCAAGGAGTAG
- a CDS encoding DUF4126 domain-containing protein gives MLELLTGSGLALAAGLNAFIPLLGLGLLSRYTDLLALPQGWQWIESTPALVILGVLLVIEVVADKVPALDSVNDLLQTAVRPASGGIVFAAGSVSETTAVTDPSTLLEDWRWVPIVLGVLLALTTHTTKALSRPVVNASTAGIGAPVASAAGDVSAVGLVLAAVLLPALVAVVVVVVVVLLVILVRRWRAARSARPSQAAGDGRGALGRW, from the coding sequence GTGCTCGAACTCCTCACCGGCTCGGGGCTGGCGCTGGCAGCCGGCCTCAACGCCTTCATCCCGCTGCTCGGCCTCGGGCTCCTGTCGCGGTACACCGACCTGCTCGCCCTCCCGCAGGGCTGGCAGTGGATCGAGTCGACCCCGGCGCTCGTCATCCTCGGCGTCCTCCTCGTCATTGAGGTGGTGGCCGACAAGGTCCCGGCCCTCGACTCGGTCAACGATCTCCTCCAGACCGCGGTGCGTCCAGCGTCGGGCGGGATCGTCTTCGCCGCGGGCTCGGTATCCGAGACGACGGCGGTGACCGACCCCTCCACCCTGCTGGAGGACTGGCGCTGGGTCCCCATCGTCCTCGGGGTGCTCCTCGCGCTCACCACGCACACGACCAAGGCGCTCTCCCGGCCCGTCGTCAACGCCTCCACCGCGGGGATCGGCGCGCCGGTGGCCTCCGCGGCGGGGGACGTCTCCGCCGTCGGCCTCGTCCTCGCGGCGGTGCTCCTCCCCGCACTCGTCGCGGTGGTCGTCGTGGTGGTCGTCGTCCTCCTGGTGATCCTCGTTCGGCGATGGCGCGCGGCCCGCTCGGCGCGCCCCAGCCAGGCCGCCGGCGACGGCCGGGGCGCCCTCGGGCGCTGGTGA
- a CDS encoding response regulator transcription factor, which yields MPLPHRVLVVDDDAMVRTGVRLILDSVDDIAVVAEAGDGDQAVPAVQAHAPDVVLMDLRMPRIDGITATRAVRALPSPPHVIALTTWDVDDAVLRSLDAGAAGFLLKSAGPDDIIRAVRAVVAGDAVLSPRSTRQLLDHLTADGSGAERRRAQAAMAALTERERDVAVAVGHGLLNAEVAHRLYVSEATVKSHLSSAQAKLGVRNRVEVAVLAERAGLLR from the coding sequence ATGCCGCTGCCGCACCGGGTGCTCGTCGTCGACGACGACGCGATGGTCCGCACTGGTGTGCGGCTCATCCTCGACAGCGTGGACGACATCGCCGTCGTGGCGGAAGCCGGTGACGGGGACCAGGCGGTGCCGGCGGTCCAGGCCCACGCACCCGACGTCGTCCTCATGGACCTGCGTATGCCGCGCATCGACGGCATCACGGCGACGCGGGCGGTCCGCGCCCTGCCCTCGCCACCGCACGTCATCGCGCTGACGACGTGGGACGTCGACGACGCGGTCCTGCGCAGCCTCGACGCCGGCGCGGCAGGGTTCCTCCTCAAGTCGGCCGGCCCCGATGACATCATCCGCGCGGTCCGGGCCGTCGTCGCCGGGGACGCGGTGCTGTCCCCGCGGAGCACGAGACAGCTCCTCGACCACCTCACGGCGGACGGCTCCGGCGCCGAGCGGCGCCGTGCGCAGGCGGCCATGGCCGCGCTGACGGAGCGGGAGCGGGACGTCGCCGTGGCCGTCGGCCACGGCCTGCTCAACGCCGAGGTCGCCCACCGGCTCTACGTGTCGGAGGCGACGGTGAAGTCCCACCTCTCGTCCGCGCAGGCGAAGCTCGGGGTCCGCAACCGTGTCGAGGTCGCCGTCCTCGCCGAGCGCGCCGGGCTGCTGCGCTAG
- a CDS encoding glycoside hydrolase family 43 protein, whose amino-acid sequence MKTRTRYQAAAVAIGLTLLAGAQGAAAETAPPPARDTNATYYNNAAFDAADPHVLFDEASGYYYAYSTDGATPDAEGNEYLFGIYRSADLATWEHLPGGAIPADEANRWGQDWFWAPSVHHNPETGLYFFFYSARQRENVEEDFGHAGFEEPSKVGVAVSDSPEGPFRSITDAPIDYFPYDPEYRDVNLIMDADQRRPPATLEEGQTAPLGTYIPFIDPDVFFDEDGRIYLYFSRNAYRNWVWDAELGKYIEESNIYAVELTGDWWADPTGTTMPEITPAYVDANTRTDAPAGARRDGYVPVIDYGSDPQAWENAHVDDYATSDGARKDRRWAEGSTTIRREVDTDGDGDLEPVYYLLYSANNWENEHYGVGYATAPSPLGPWTKHAGNPVLAQDPTLPMTGTGHGSVTYSPDGTEAYYVHHGRPAEGPRKLYTSRLHLDGHGVDAAGAPVLVIDQSVSDEPIPSGVAPYTLTVREGDGMTEPHFSWEVTTAAGARLPLDNPLNRVRVDVDNPDVLHLQVTGSTANFGVVGTGEATVTFTYQRQLANGEYVDVVQVRDGVEAPVEHSETFLVGEDGTPPGAPEPPTDGSTPPVSEPSAPTDAPTEGAGSGSGSGGQLPATGAAAGGSYAVVGGLLLALGVLARRHAIATPTP is encoded by the coding sequence GTGAAGACCAGAACCAGGTACCAGGCCGCCGCCGTCGCGATCGGCCTCACGCTCCTCGCCGGGGCGCAGGGCGCCGCCGCGGAGACGGCGCCGCCGCCGGCCCGCGACACCAATGCCACCTACTACAACAACGCCGCCTTCGACGCGGCGGACCCGCACGTCCTGTTCGACGAGGCGAGCGGGTACTACTACGCCTACAGCACCGACGGCGCCACGCCCGACGCCGAGGGCAACGAGTACCTCTTCGGGATCTACCGCTCGGCGGACCTCGCCACGTGGGAGCACCTGCCCGGCGGCGCCATCCCGGCGGACGAGGCCAACCGATGGGGCCAGGACTGGTTCTGGGCGCCGTCGGTCCACCACAACCCGGAGACGGGCCTGTACTTCTTCTTCTACTCCGCCCGGCAGCGCGAGAACGTCGAGGAGGACTTCGGGCACGCCGGCTTCGAGGAGCCGAGCAAGGTCGGCGTCGCGGTCTCCGACTCGCCCGAGGGACCGTTCCGCTCCATCACCGACGCCCCCATCGACTACTTCCCGTACGACCCCGAGTACCGCGACGTCAACCTCATCATGGACGCCGACCAGCGCCGCCCCCCGGCCACCCTCGAGGAGGGGCAGACCGCGCCCCTGGGCACGTACATCCCCTTCATCGACCCCGACGTCTTCTTCGACGAGGACGGCCGCATCTACCTGTACTTCTCCCGCAACGCCTACCGGAACTGGGTGTGGGACGCCGAGCTCGGCAAGTACATCGAGGAGTCGAACATCTACGCGGTCGAGCTCACCGGCGACTGGTGGGCGGACCCGACGGGCACGACGATGCCGGAGATCACCCCGGCATACGTCGACGCGAACACGCGCACCGACGCCCCGGCCGGTGCGCGACGGGACGGCTACGTCCCGGTGATCGACTACGGCTCGGACCCGCAGGCCTGGGAGAACGCGCACGTCGACGACTACGCCACCTCAGACGGCGCCCGCAAGGACCGCCGGTGGGCGGAGGGGTCGACGACGATCCGGCGCGAGGTCGACACCGACGGCGACGGCGACCTCGAGCCCGTCTACTACCTCCTCTACTCGGCGAACAACTGGGAGAACGAGCACTACGGCGTCGGATACGCGACGGCCCCGAGCCCACTGGGGCCGTGGACGAAGCACGCCGGCAACCCGGTCCTCGCCCAGGACCCGACCCTGCCGATGACCGGCACCGGGCACGGCTCGGTCACCTACTCCCCCGACGGCACGGAGGCGTACTACGTCCACCACGGCCGGCCGGCCGAGGGACCGCGCAAGCTCTACACCTCGCGGCTGCACCTCGACGGCCACGGCGTCGACGCCGCCGGTGCTCCCGTCCTCGTCATCGACCAGTCCGTCTCCGACGAGCCGATCCCCTCGGGCGTCGCGCCGTACACGCTCACCGTGCGCGAGGGCGACGGCATGACCGAGCCGCACTTCTCGTGGGAGGTGACCACCGCCGCCGGAGCGCGGCTGCCGCTCGACAACCCGCTCAACCGGGTCCGGGTCGACGTCGACAACCCCGACGTCCTCCACCTGCAGGTCACCGGCTCGACGGCGAACTTCGGCGTCGTGGGCACCGGCGAGGCGACCGTCACGTTCACCTACCAGCGCCAGCTCGCGAATGGTGAGTACGTCGACGTCGTGCAGGTGCGCGACGGTGTGGAGGCACCGGTCGAGCACTCCGAGACGTTCCTCGTCGGGGAGGACGGGACGCCGCCCGGCGCCCCGGAACCGCCGACCGACGGCAGCACACCGCCGGTCAGTGAGCCGAGTGCCCCGACGGACGCCCCCACCGAGGGAGCCGGCTCCGGGTCCGGCTCCGGCGGGCAGCTGCCCGCGACGGGCGCCGCGGCGGGCGGCTCCTACGCCGTCGTCGGCGGGCTGCTGCTTGCCCTCGGGGTGCTGGCACGACGCCACGCCATCGCGACGCCGACGCCCTAG
- a CDS encoding carbohydrate ABC transporter permease encodes MTHSAPAAIREAAPAPPRRRARRSWTGWGFLAPFMAVFALVFLAPIAYSIYLSLFRNQLVGGNAFVGIENYQRTLADPVFWSALSRVAIFLAIQVPIMLGISLFVALAIDSGRLYGRNAFRITIFMPYAVPAVVAALMWGFMYGTRFGLIGNINEAFGVSVPNPLSPDFVLGAIGNIVTWEFVGYNMLIFYSALRVIPRTLYEAAEIDGAGQWRIIQAIKLPAIRGALVIATIFSIIGSFQLFNEPQILQSLAPNAITTNFTPNMLAYSLSFSGQQYNASATVAIIMGVITMVIAYAVQLRGMRKEV; translated from the coding sequence GTGACCCACAGTGCTCCAGCGGCGATCCGTGAGGCCGCGCCCGCGCCTCCGCGGCGGCGTGCCCGGCGGTCGTGGACGGGGTGGGGGTTCCTCGCGCCCTTCATGGCGGTCTTCGCGCTCGTCTTTCTCGCGCCGATCGCGTACTCGATCTACCTCAGCCTGTTCCGCAACCAGCTCGTCGGCGGCAACGCTTTCGTCGGCATCGAGAACTACCAGCGGACGCTGGCGGACCCCGTCTTCTGGTCAGCGCTCTCCCGGGTGGCGATCTTCCTCGCGATCCAGGTGCCAATCATGCTCGGCATCTCGCTCTTCGTGGCGTTGGCCATCGACAGCGGGCGGCTCTACGGACGCAACGCGTTCCGCATCACCATCTTCATGCCCTACGCCGTGCCAGCCGTCGTCGCCGCCCTCATGTGGGGGTTCATGTACGGCACGCGGTTCGGGCTCATCGGGAACATCAACGAGGCGTTCGGCGTCTCGGTGCCGAACCCCCTCTCCCCGGACTTCGTGCTCGGCGCCATCGGCAACATCGTCACGTGGGAGTTCGTCGGCTACAACATGCTCATCTTCTACTCGGCGCTGCGGGTCATCCCGCGCACCCTGTACGAGGCCGCCGAGATCGACGGCGCGGGCCAGTGGCGGATCATCCAGGCGATCAAGCTGCCCGCCATCCGCGGTGCGCTCGTCATCGCGACGATCTTCTCCATCATCGGCAGCTTCCAGCTCTTCAACGAGCCGCAGATCCTCCAGAGCCTCGCCCCGAACGCGATCACGACGAACTTCACCCCGAACATGCTCGCCTACTCGCTGTCCTTCTCCGGGCAGCAGTACAACGCCTCGGCCACCGTCGCAATCATCATGGGCGTCATCACCATGGTCATCGCCTACGCCGTCCAGCTGCGCGGCATGCGCAAGGAGGTCTGA
- a CDS encoding ABC transporter substrate-binding protein — MTIHPRGRIVRGAAVAGTLALTLTACGGGEGTDDGGGAGAGDGGTVDTAAVLEEGGSLTVWAWEPTLEQVVEDFEAEYPNVDIELANVGTGNDQYTALQNAIAAGSGVPDVAQIEYFAVPQFAIGEALTDLTQFGAGELEETFSPGPWGSVQQGEAIVGLPMDSGPMALFYNQDVFEAAGVEVPTTWDEYLEAARAIHAHDPNAYITNDIGDAGFTTSMIWQAGGQPYQVDGTDVTVDFTDEGSARFAEMWQTLIDEDLLAPTVGWSDEWYQGMSNGTIASLTIGAWMPANLESGVPSGAGSWRVADMPQWEEGEMATSENGGSSLTVPEASEKKELAYAFIEYANVGDGVQTRLDGGAFPATTAELGSEEFLNVEFDYFGGQKVNEVLSRSAENVVEGWQYLPFQVYANSVFNDTAGQAYVGDTTLAEGLADWQEATVTYGSDQGFTMAE, encoded by the coding sequence ATGACCATTCATCCCCGAGGCCGGATCGTCCGCGGTGCCGCGGTTGCCGGCACGCTCGCGCTCACGCTGACCGCGTGCGGCGGCGGCGAGGGCACCGACGACGGCGGCGGCGCGGGCGCCGGTGACGGCGGCACCGTCGACACGGCCGCCGTCCTCGAGGAGGGCGGCAGCCTCACCGTGTGGGCGTGGGAGCCCACGCTCGAGCAGGTCGTCGAGGACTTCGAGGCGGAGTACCCCAACGTCGACATCGAGCTCGCCAACGTCGGCACCGGCAACGACCAGTACACGGCCCTGCAGAACGCCATCGCCGCGGGCTCCGGCGTGCCCGACGTCGCCCAGATCGAGTACTTCGCGGTCCCGCAGTTCGCCATCGGCGAGGCACTCACCGACCTCACCCAGTTCGGCGCCGGCGAGCTCGAGGAGACGTTCTCCCCGGGCCCGTGGGGCTCGGTCCAGCAGGGCGAGGCCATCGTCGGGCTGCCCATGGACTCCGGCCCGATGGCCCTGTTCTACAACCAGGACGTCTTCGAGGCGGCCGGCGTCGAGGTCCCCACCACCTGGGACGAGTACCTCGAGGCGGCGCGCGCCATCCACGCCCACGACCCCAACGCCTACATCACCAACGACATCGGCGACGCCGGCTTCACGACGAGCATGATCTGGCAGGCCGGCGGCCAGCCCTACCAGGTGGACGGCACGGACGTCACCGTCGACTTCACCGACGAGGGCTCCGCGCGCTTCGCCGAGATGTGGCAGACCCTCATCGACGAGGACCTCCTCGCCCCCACGGTCGGGTGGAGCGACGAGTGGTACCAGGGGATGTCCAACGGCACCATCGCCTCCCTGACGATCGGCGCCTGGATGCCGGCCAACCTCGAGTCCGGCGTCCCCAGCGGCGCGGGCAGCTGGCGCGTGGCGGACATGCCGCAGTGGGAGGAGGGCGAGATGGCGACGTCGGAGAACGGCGGCAGCTCCCTCACCGTCCCCGAGGCGAGCGAGAAGAAGGAGCTCGCGTACGCCTTCATCGAGTACGCCAACGTCGGCGACGGCGTCCAGACGCGCCTCGACGGCGGGGCCTTCCCGGCCACGACGGCCGAGCTGGGGTCCGAGGAGTTCCTCAACGTGGAGTTCGACTACTTCGGCGGCCAGAAGGTCAACGAGGTGCTCTCCCGGTCGGCGGAGAACGTCGTCGAGGGCTGGCAGTACCTGCCCTTCCAGGTCTACGCCAACAGCGTCTTCAACGACACCGCCGGGCAGGCCTACGTCGGTGACACCACGCTCGCCGAGGGCCTCGCGGACTGGCAGGAGGCCACGGTGACCTACGGCTCCGACCAGGGCTTCACCATGGCCGAGTGA
- a CDS encoding magnesium and cobalt transport protein CorA — protein sequence MGVVDNVIYVDGSRVAAPANLEETFELLHAHGGMAWVGLYRPSPEEIAAVAAEFALHDLAQEDTRKAHQRPKLERYGETLFTVLRPARYIESTEKVEFGELHVFTGPGFVVTVRHAESPDLGKVRRRLEAEPDTLTLGPEAVLYAILDEVVDGYGPVAAGLENDIDEIEDQVFSSDPSVSRRIYELSREVMAFQRATHPLVRMLDDLERGFDRYDVDVELQHRLRDVQDHTLRIVERADSFRALLQNALTLNATLVAQEQNEEMRRVTEASYVQSEEVKRISSWAAILFAPTLVGTVYGMNFTHMPELDWTYGYPLAIGAMVAMGAVLYVIFKRHDWL from the coding sequence ATGGGCGTCGTGGACAACGTCATCTACGTCGACGGATCGCGGGTGGCGGCGCCGGCGAACCTCGAGGAGACCTTCGAGCTGCTCCACGCCCACGGCGGGATGGCCTGGGTGGGGCTCTACCGGCCCAGCCCCGAGGAGATCGCGGCGGTGGCCGCCGAGTTCGCGCTGCACGACCTTGCGCAGGAGGACACCCGCAAGGCCCACCAGCGCCCCAAGCTCGAGCGGTACGGCGAGACGCTCTTCACGGTGCTGCGGCCGGCCCGCTACATCGAGAGCACCGAGAAGGTGGAGTTCGGCGAGCTGCACGTCTTCACCGGCCCCGGCTTCGTCGTCACCGTGCGCCACGCGGAGTCGCCGGACCTGGGCAAGGTGCGCCGCCGCCTCGAGGCGGAGCCCGACACCCTCACCCTCGGACCGGAGGCGGTGCTCTACGCGATCCTCGACGAGGTCGTCGACGGCTACGGGCCGGTCGCGGCGGGCCTGGAGAACGACATCGACGAGATCGAGGACCAGGTCTTCAGCTCCGACCCGAGCGTCTCCCGCCGCATCTACGAGCTCTCCCGCGAGGTCATGGCGTTCCAGCGGGCGACCCACCCGCTGGTGCGCATGCTCGACGACCTTGAGCGGGGCTTCGACCGGTACGACGTCGACGTCGAGCTCCAGCACCGCCTCCGCGACGTCCAGGACCACACCCTGCGGATCGTCGAGCGCGCCGACTCCTTCCGTGCGCTGCTCCAGAACGCGCTCACGCTCAACGCGACCCTCGTCGCTCAGGAGCAGAACGAGGAGATGCGGCGCGTCACCGAGGCGAGCTACGTCCAGAGCGAGGAGGTCAAGCGGATCTCGTCCTGGGCGGCCATCCTCTTCGCGCCCACCCTGGTGGGCACGGTCTACGGCATGAACTTCACCCACATGCCCGAGCTCGACTGGACCTACGGGTACCCGCTCGCTATCGGGGCGATGGTCGCCATGGGCGCGGTGCTGTACGTGATCTTCAAGCGCCACGACTGGCTCTAG